One window of Candidatus Methanomethylicota archaeon genomic DNA carries:
- a CDS encoding DEAD/DEAH box helicase family protein — MRKSRDEWWENYKRYLDESPISITKLVETLSPNKIIPSKQYVKINRKYTLWEFQREILDKIVSYDYGLIVGLPTGLGKTYVAGAYLERKSCERGVRILFLVPSVPLGVQQTIFAREKLGVKDAYFISGAIPPERRMTLKVWNAGFVVTTPQTFANDHLYPFKDEIKRMKNEEGGLIQLKELFKVAEFEFPYDIIVADECQKYIGETDGYAILMAAKACGKKVLALSATPQLHSKTRLAELKRIFDVIEVFSLEHPSIRKHIPPRILYIVRLETPQKLLEVYKALSRQVSALESEIRKLYGSKHLDENCIEHPICKRRMTLKLLTFRLIEDGASSVLRYRSWRLPELNQPMEELNGKSIIKAYKEALKENFNHKIDATIKILEAERYSKGIVFAEAIEVVKQVGRRLQERFGVEDVAIMVGKGEMTLEQQASALLQFKEKAKILVATSVGEEGLDIPAADIEIWIDPPSNPQKWVQRFGRILRQAEEKVARTYALISMQTHEKNKLLGIMRKCAEVYGFTQKVAYMDINDISSGQTTLTSFMRKL; from the coding sequence ATGAGGAAGAGTAGGGATGAATGGTGGGAGAATTATAAGAGGTATCTAGATGAAAGCCCAATATCAATAACAAAGCTAGTGGAAACATTATCCCCAAACAAGATTATACCATCAAAACAGTATGTGAAGATAAATAGGAAGTACACGTTATGGGAATTTCAAAGGGAAATTCTAGATAAGATAGTAAGCTACGATTATGGGTTGATAGTTGGATTACCAACAGGTTTAGGTAAAACATATGTGGCAGGAGCATACTTGGAAAGGAAGAGCTGTGAAAGAGGGGTAAGAATATTATTCCTAGTTCCATCAGTACCCCTAGGAGTACAACAAACAATATTTGCAAGGGAGAAGCTTGGAGTTAAAGATGCATACTTCATATCAGGAGCCATACCACCTGAAAGGAGGATGACACTAAAGGTTTGGAATGCAGGATTCGTGGTAACTACACCCCAAACATTCGCCAACGACCACCTATACCCATTTAAAGATGAAATAAAGAGGATGAAGAATGAGGAAGGAGGATTAATACAGCTAAAGGAGCTATTCAAAGTGGCGGAATTCGAATTCCCATACGATATCATTGTGGCAGACGAATGCCAGAAATATATTGGGGAAACAGATGGATATGCAATACTCATGGCTGCAAAGGCATGTGGGAAAAAGGTTCTAGCTTTAAGCGCCACACCACAATTACACTCAAAAACGAGATTAGCGGAATTGAAGAGGATATTCGATGTGATAGAAGTATTCTCCCTAGAGCATCCAAGTATTAGGAAGCATATACCCCCAAGAATACTCTACATAGTTAGACTGGAAACACCACAGAAGCTCTTAGAAGTGTATAAAGCATTAAGTAGACAAGTATCAGCATTGGAATCTGAAATAAGGAAATTATATGGATCAAAACATTTAGATGAAAATTGTATTGAACATCCAATATGCAAGAGGAGGATGACGCTAAAACTTTTAACCTTCAGATTAATTGAAGATGGAGCAAGTAGCGTACTCAGATATAGGAGTTGGAGACTCCCAGAATTAAATCAACCCATGGAAGAGCTGAATGGTAAAAGTATAATAAAAGCCTATAAGGAGGCTTTAAAGGAGAACTTCAACCACAAGATAGATGCAACGATAAAGATATTGGAAGCTGAAAGATATAGTAAGGGGATAGTTTTCGCAGAAGCAATAGAGGTAGTTAAACAAGTGGGTAGGAGGTTGCAAGAAAGGTTTGGAGTTGAAGATGTGGCTATAATGGTTGGTAAGGGGGAGATGACATTGGAGCAACAGGCATCAGCCCTACTACAATTCAAGGAGAAGGCAAAAATACTTGTAGCCACATCAGTGGGTGAGGAGGGGTTAGATATACCAGCAGCTGACATAGAAATATGGATTGACCCTCCAAGCAACCCGCAGAAATGGGTTCAGAGGTTTGGGAGGATATTGAGACAAGCTGAAGAGAAGGTTGCAAGGACATATGCATTAATATCCATGCAAACGCATGAGAAGAATAAGCTTCTTGGAATAATGAGGAAGTGTGCCGAAGTATATGGGTTTACACAAAAGGTGGCTTACATGGATATAAACGATATATCTTCCGGGCAGACAACTCTAACAAGCTTCATGAGGAAACTATAA
- a CDS encoding CBS domain-containing protein codes for MALRVSDYMSSRVVVVEPRDTLARIRNLMLHNDISRVVVVEGSKPIGIVTETDISRVLLSESIRDSPRPIDSILASEVMTSPVVSVGPRVYLKNAASLMIKGGFSGLPVVDGDGNLVGIITKTDIVRAYAEHYHGLCKVREVMSSPVVTVNPLHSIYRVGKLIEKHNIGRVVVLDGGRPVGIITKTDLTFRLTGYSPRKIKFEDESRRTIKTLRVPVASDIMTPNPLTIGDFEDVAKAAEIMISHKISGLPVVNDSGSLVGIITKTDIVRVVALRDLGV; via the coding sequence GTGGCTTTAAGAGTTTCAGATTACATGAGTAGTAGGGTTGTGGTTGTAGAGCCAAGGGATACTCTTGCTAGGATTAGGAATTTGATGTTACATAATGATATTAGTAGGGTTGTTGTGGTTGAGGGTTCTAAGCCCATTGGAATAGTTACTGAAACCGATATATCCAGAGTCCTTTTAAGTGAGAGTATTAGGGATTCACCAAGGCCTATTGATAGCATATTGGCTTCTGAAGTTATGACTTCACCAGTGGTATCGGTTGGACCTAGAGTTTACTTGAAGAATGCGGCTTCATTGATGATTAAGGGTGGATTTAGCGGTTTACCTGTGGTGGATGGTGATGGAAATCTTGTGGGTATAATAACTAAGACTGATATTGTTAGGGCTTATGCTGAGCATTATCATGGTTTATGTAAGGTTCGTGAGGTTATGTCATCTCCAGTAGTCACTGTAAACCCCCTCCACAGCATTTATAGGGTTGGTAAGTTGATTGAGAAGCATAATATTGGTAGGGTTGTGGTTTTGGATGGGGGTAGACCTGTGGGGATTATAACTAAAACTGATTTAACATTTAGACTTACTGGTTATAGTCCTAGGAAGATTAAATTTGAAGATGAATCTAGGAGGACTATTAAAACCTTAAGGGTTCCAGTGGCATCTGACATTATGACTCCAAATCCATTAACTATTGGTGATTTTGAGGATGTTGCTAAAGCTGCTGAGATTATGATATCCCATAAGATTAGTGGTTTACCTGTCGTTAATGATTCTGGGAGTCTTGTTGGCATAATAACTAAGACTGATATTGTTAGGGTTGTGGCTTTAAGGGATTTGGGGGTTTAA
- a CDS encoding CBS domain-containing protein, with the protein MKSFILARFPIPSVDKDQPLSNAIEIMEYEGLSALPVLDDGKFVGIINVRGILDRIWSERVRMISLSSLYVSSVMETSIPTLSLDSSLLEASELMIKHGLIAIPILNDGKPVGMIFEEDFPKLFLNSNVDSSGFILRNPRIVDIDSSILHVRSLMLKEDLRFIPVVKGEKFVGIVRDFDIVSVLKFIQDKVSPQHRASRVRSLRASDVMRSTKAYFYGTPPISVVAKSILDERGLGAVALNEDNSVLGVVNVRFFVKMLLFGGFV; encoded by the coding sequence TTGAAGAGCTTCATTTTAGCAAGATTTCCAATTCCAAGTGTGGATAAGGATCAACCATTATCCAATGCCATTGAAATCATGGAGTATGAAGGGTTAAGTGCACTTCCAGTTTTAGATGATGGGAAGTTTGTTGGCATAATAAATGTTAGGGGGATTCTTGATAGGATTTGGAGTGAACGTGTTAGGATGATAAGTTTGAGTAGCTTATACGTTTCAAGTGTCATGGAAACCAGTATTCCAACATTATCCCTTGACTCCAGCTTGCTTGAAGCTTCTGAATTGATGATAAAGCATGGTTTAATTGCAATTCCAATACTTAATGATGGTAAACCTGTAGGCATGATCTTTGAGGAGGATTTCCCAAAGCTATTCTTGAATTCAAATGTGGATTCCAGTGGATTTATACTTAGAAATCCTAGGATTGTGGACATTGATTCAAGCATTCTACATGTTAGGTCGCTGATGCTTAAGGAGGATTTGAGATTCATACCTGTTGTTAAGGGTGAAAAGTTTGTGGGGATTGTGAGAGACTTCGATATAGTTTCAGTTTTAAAGTTCATTCAAGATAAGGTTTCACCTCAACATAGAGCTTCTAGGGTTAGATCTCTAAGGGCTTCTGATGTTATGAGGAGTACGAAAGCATACTTTTATGGTACTCCACCCATAAGTGTAGTTGCAAAATCGATATTGGATGAGAGGGGTCTTGGGGCTGTTGCATTAAATGAGGATAACTCAGTTTTAGGCGTTGTGAATGTAAGGTTCTTTGTTAAAATGCTACTTTTCGGAGGTTTTGTTTGA
- a CDS encoding Mut7-C RNAse domain-containing protein — protein MVGFVVDGMLGKLCRWLRMLGYDVVYLGRLGSDDELIKLASEQSKILLTRDFPLYRKALKMGLKAIYIDSGILEEQLKQVALNCGIKLSIPLYGSRCPICNHPLRMCSRGDVEDKIPKNVAESSNIFWVCDGCGKVYWIGRHWRDIMAKLRRVQLEVEGKGKSYL, from the coding sequence GTGGTAGGATTCGTGGTTGATGGTATGCTTGGTAAGCTTTGTAGATGGCTTAGGATGCTTGGATATGATGTTGTATATCTTGGGAGACTTGGATCAGATGATGAACTCATAAAATTAGCATCAGAACAATCAAAAATATTACTCACAAGGGATTTCCCACTCTACCGTAAGGCTTTGAAAATGGGTTTGAAGGCAATTTACATTGATAGTGGCATACTTGAAGAGCAACTTAAACAAGTTGCTTTGAATTGTGGAATTAAACTTTCAATCCCATTATATGGTTCAAGATGCCCAATATGTAATCATCCACTCAGAATGTGTTCAAGGGGGGATGTTGAAGATAAAATTCCAAAAAATGTTGCTGAATCCTCAAATATTTTCTGGGTTTGTGATGGGTGTGGTAAGGTTTACTGGATTGGTAGGCATTGGAGGGATATAATGGCTAAGTTACGTAGAGTTCAATTGGAGGTTGAAGGTAAAGGTAAATCTTATCTTTAA
- a CDS encoding ferredoxin family protein — MPRIVINKNYCKGCEICVEICPKKVFEMSKEFSERGYHTPIPVRQNDCILCHQCELYCPDQAITVLEDDDVEGKE; from the coding sequence ATGCCAAGAATAGTGATCAACAAAAATTATTGTAAGGGATGTGAGATATGTGTGGAGATATGCCCAAAGAAGGTTTTTGAAATGTCAAAGGAATTTAGTGAAAGAGGATATCATACACCAATACCAGTAAGACAAAATGATTGCATATTATGCCATCAATGCGAATTATACTGCCCAGATCAAGCCATAACCGTATTAGAGGACGATGATGTTGAAGGAAAGGAATGA
- a CDS encoding dihydroorotase family protein, producing MVTVDCIVSGKIFWRGELVDAAIAIDDGKIFDVGLEVNLPKADKYYRFPGKIILPGLIDVHVHLRDQELSYKETFESGTMAAAAGGFTTVLDMPNNSPLTDSPSRFIERVNLAKGRIYVNVGFYSLFPKSLSEVETIAKLGAIGFKVYLNRRYGFLDPSDDDSLKQYLHVCSGIGIPVVFHAEDYSMISKLEDEFKGLSDFRGFMEAHPIEAEFKAVERILRLAYASNCRVHIAHVTSGFIVDLISKFRGIATCEVTPHHLLLTREALHRLGGIAKMEPPLRGVFDVISLWDRIRSGLVDVLADDHAPHTIEEKSCGNFWDIKSGIPGLETTLPLMLTAVNYGIIGIGDIVKLMSLNPSRIFNIEGKGSIEPGFDADLTVVDLDREWVIDSSKFRSKAKFSPFDGFRVRGIVKATFVNGLMVYDGDEIVCRGGEIVFGGRIRG from the coding sequence TTGGTCACCGTTGATTGTATAGTGTCTGGGAAGATATTTTGGCGTGGTGAATTGGTGGATGCAGCTATAGCCATAGATGATGGGAAGATATTTGATGTTGGATTGGAGGTTAATCTTCCAAAGGCCGATAAATATTATAGGTTTCCAGGCAAAATAATTCTTCCTGGACTCATAGATGTTCATGTACATTTGAGGGATCAAGAATTATCGTATAAGGAGACTTTTGAATCTGGAACTATGGCTGCAGCTGCTGGTGGATTTACAACTGTCCTAGATATGCCAAACAATTCCCCCCTCACAGATTCCCCTTCAAGGTTTATTGAGAGGGTTAATTTGGCTAAGGGTAGAATCTATGTTAATGTGGGTTTCTATTCACTATTCCCAAAATCTCTAAGTGAAGTTGAAACTATAGCTAAACTGGGTGCTATTGGATTTAAGGTTTACTTGAATCGCAGATATGGATTTCTAGACCCTTCAGATGATGATTCCCTGAAACAATACTTGCATGTTTGTAGTGGTATTGGGATTCCAGTTGTATTCCATGCTGAAGATTACTCCATGATATCGAAACTTGAAGATGAATTTAAAGGGTTAAGTGATTTTAGAGGGTTTATGGAAGCTCACCCCATTGAAGCTGAATTTAAAGCTGTTGAAAGGATTCTAAGATTGGCTTATGCCAGTAATTGTAGAGTTCACATAGCCCATGTAACTAGTGGTTTTATTGTGGATTTAATATCGAAATTTAGGGGGATTGCCACATGTGAAGTGACGCCACACCACCTACTTTTAACCCGTGAAGCTCTCCACAGACTTGGTGGTATTGCTAAGATGGAACCTCCATTGAGGGGGGTCTTCGACGTAATATCATTATGGGATCGTATTCGTAGTGGACTTGTGGATGTTTTGGCTGATGATCATGCCCCTCACACCATTGAAGAGAAGTCTTGTGGAAATTTCTGGGACATTAAATCCGGCATTCCGGGATTGGAAACCACACTACCATTAATGCTTACGGCTGTGAATTATGGTATTATCGGTATTGGTGATATTGTTAAACTTATGAGTTTAAATCCATCGAGGATATTCAATATTGAGGGTAAGGGTTCAATAGAGCCTGGTTTTGATGCAGATTTAACAGTTGTGGATTTGGATAGGGAGTGGGTTATTGATTCCTCTAAATTCCGTTCTAAGGCTAAGTTTTCACCATTTGATGGGTTTAGGGTTAGGGGGATTGTTAAAGCCACCTTCGTTAATGGATTAATGGTTTATGATGGTGATGAAATAGTTTGTAGGGGTGGTGAAATAGTATTTGGTGGTAGGATTCGTGGTTGA
- a CDS encoding bifunctional phosphoglucose/phosphomannose isomerase, which produces MNEEMYETILNMPEFMEKALRELKLNGEIPPEIDGIAFFGMGGSGIAGRITSEWLNYEWGVNVHSYNEIIIPRNLSRKTLITLVSYSGNTEETLMAAKKAIYEGYKVAVISSGGRLMELAVEKGLPHIKIPKIFSQPRESLPYLFTATIKVLIEAKIIGSEQLNQLDECIKTIYKMREGLRENNVPKMLAERIYGKIISIFTYTPLTPAAIRFKQSLNENSKVIAKIEVIPEACHNAIMEWEEDPEILKKIAMVIIREDNVKEKLIEISMNTLKEIALRKGATMEEIYAIGNNVLSHIFSAIYIGDLVSIELANMKRIDARKINLIDYLKGRIRSSIYM; this is translated from the coding sequence ATGAATGAGGAGATGTATGAAACCATACTTAACATGCCAGAATTCATGGAGAAAGCGTTAAGGGAGTTAAAATTGAATGGTGAAATCCCCCCAGAAATTGATGGAATTGCATTCTTCGGTATGGGGGGTTCAGGTATTGCTGGTAGAATAACATCAGAATGGTTGAATTATGAATGGGGGGTGAATGTTCACTCATATAATGAAATCATAATTCCAAGAAATCTAAGCAGGAAGACATTAATCACACTGGTAAGCTACTCTGGAAACACTGAGGAAACATTGATGGCAGCTAAGAAGGCCATTTATGAAGGGTATAAGGTTGCAGTCATATCTAGTGGTGGAAGACTCATGGAGTTAGCTGTGGAGAAAGGCTTACCACACATTAAAATTCCAAAAATATTCAGTCAACCGAGGGAATCCCTACCATACCTATTCACAGCAACAATAAAGGTTTTAATTGAGGCAAAGATTATTGGAAGTGAGCAACTGAATCAACTGGACGAATGCATAAAAACAATTTACAAAATGAGGGAGGGGTTGAGGGAAAATAATGTTCCTAAAATGTTGGCTGAGAGAATCTATGGGAAAATTATATCAATATTCACTTATACACCACTAACCCCAGCAGCCATAAGATTCAAACAATCACTAAATGAGAATAGCAAAGTTATAGCGAAGATTGAAGTTATACCTGAAGCTTGCCACAATGCAATAATGGAATGGGAGGAGGATCCCGAAATACTGAAGAAGATTGCAATGGTAATTATTAGGGAAGATAATGTGAAAGAGAAATTGATAGAAATTTCAATGAATACTTTAAAGGAGATAGCTCTACGGAAAGGTGCCACCATGGAAGAGATATATGCCATTGGGAATAATGTATTAAGCCATATATTTTCAGCAATATACATTGGAGACTTGGTATCGATAGAGTTAGCCAATATGAAGAGGATTGACGCCAGAAAGATTAACTTAATAGATTATTTGAAGGGGAGAATTCGAAGCTCAATATATATGTAG
- a CDS encoding ATP-dependent DNA ligase yields the protein MLYSEIVDVYEKIEATTKRLEMTDLLVNLLRKTPKEVIDKVIYLTQGKLYPDYYGIEIGLAERLALRALSEASGITISELEDKLSETGDIGLVAEYALQRRKIKTLTEFLSSSKKTQLTVLEVYNTLDEIAKTSGEGAQDKKIRLLAGILKKATPREGKYIMRTVTGRLRLGVADMTILDALAITFAQSKEARAKIERAYNVSNDLGEVAKRLAEEGLRGMDKIKIVIGRPIRPMLAERLSNAREIMEKLGGGLAAEYKYDGERIQAHKSGDNVILFSRRSENITHHYPDVCELIRSGLKAKEAVVEGEAVAVNTQTGEFLPFQELMHRRRKYGIEEAMEKYPVTLFLFDVLYVDGEEMLDKPYLERRRKLEEIVVEGERVRIATSKIIKNTEELEKFFMEAVEMGCEGLVCKSIASDSIYQAGARGWLWIKYKRDYKSEMTDTVDLVVVGAFWGKGKRAGSYGALLMAAYDDETDTFKTVCKVGSGFTDEDLEKLPSILEPYKIPHPHARVDAKLEADVWFTPAIVLEILGAEITLSPIHTCALNKIREGAGLAIRFPRFTGKYRTDKKPEDATTVKEIIEMYKMQLKKIEEQ from the coding sequence ATGCTGTATAGTGAAATTGTTGATGTATATGAGAAGATAGAGGCAACCACAAAAAGGCTTGAAATGACAGATCTACTGGTGAATTTGCTGAGGAAGACACCTAAGGAAGTTATTGATAAGGTAATCTACCTCACGCAAGGTAAACTATACCCAGACTACTATGGCATTGAAATTGGATTAGCTGAGAGATTAGCTTTAAGAGCTCTATCAGAAGCCAGCGGCATAACTATAAGTGAATTGGAAGATAAGCTAAGTGAAACTGGGGATATAGGGCTGGTTGCAGAATACGCCTTACAGAGGAGGAAGATAAAGACTCTAACAGAATTCCTATCATCAAGTAAGAAGACCCAACTCACAGTTCTAGAAGTATACAACACCCTAGATGAAATTGCAAAAACATCTGGGGAGGGGGCTCAAGACAAGAAGATACGATTGCTTGCTGGAATACTTAAGAAGGCTACACCGAGGGAGGGAAAGTACATCATGAGAACTGTTACTGGCAGACTTAGATTAGGGGTTGCTGACATGACAATCCTAGATGCACTCGCAATAACCTTTGCACAATCAAAGGAAGCAAGGGCAAAGATAGAGAGAGCATACAACGTATCCAACGATCTAGGGGAAGTTGCAAAGAGACTTGCGGAGGAGGGGCTTAGAGGAATGGACAAAATAAAGATAGTCATTGGCAGACCCATAAGACCCATGCTTGCAGAGAGACTCTCAAATGCAAGGGAAATTATGGAGAAGCTTGGTGGAGGTCTTGCAGCAGAATATAAGTATGATGGTGAAAGGATACAAGCCCATAAAAGTGGAGATAATGTTATACTATTCTCTAGGAGGAGTGAAAACATAACACACCACTACCCAGACGTATGCGAACTGATAAGGTCGGGGTTGAAGGCTAAGGAAGCTGTGGTGGAGGGGGAAGCTGTAGCAGTAAACACGCAGACTGGAGAATTCCTACCATTCCAAGAGCTAATGCATAGGAGGAGGAAGTATGGTATAGAGGAGGCTATGGAGAAGTATCCAGTAACACTATTCCTATTCGACGTACTATACGTTGATGGAGAGGAAATGCTGGATAAACCATACTTGGAGAGGAGGAGGAAGCTTGAGGAAATAGTTGTGGAGGGGGAGAGGGTAAGGATAGCCACATCAAAGATTATAAAGAACACTGAAGAACTCGAGAAATTCTTCATGGAAGCGGTGGAAATGGGATGTGAAGGGCTTGTATGCAAATCCATAGCATCAGACTCCATATATCAAGCTGGAGCTAGAGGATGGCTATGGATAAAATACAAGAGAGACTACAAATCAGAGATGACGGACACCGTGGACTTAGTGGTTGTGGGGGCATTCTGGGGTAAGGGGAAGAGAGCTGGAAGTTATGGAGCACTATTAATGGCTGCATACGATGATGAAACAGATACATTTAAAACAGTATGCAAAGTTGGGAGTGGATTCACAGATGAAGACCTCGAAAAACTACCATCAATACTTGAACCATACAAGATACCACACCCACATGCAAGGGTGGATGCGAAATTGGAGGCAGATGTATGGTTCACACCAGCAATAGTATTAGAGATTTTAGGTGCAGAAATAACCCTAAGCCCAATACATACATGTGCATTAAATAAGATTAGGGAGGGAGCTGGACTAGCCATAAGATTCCCAAGATTCACGGGGAAATATAGAACTGACAAGAAACCTGAAGATGCAACAACAGTGAAGGAAATAATTGAAATGTATAAGATGCAATTAAAGAAGATTGAGGAGCAATGA
- a CDS encoding nitroreductase family protein, which translates to MSSIMDVIKGRRSIRRFKRGEKVSEEDLRKILEAATYAPSAGNRQPWEFIIVENEDTKNKLAEAAYHQTWITEAPIIIVVCANEERSASRYGERGRTLYCIQDTAAAIQNMLLMAHSLGYGTCWVGAFNENEVRRILNIPIGVRPVAIIPIGKPDEKPTMPPRIPIQKLIHYEKY; encoded by the coding sequence ATGAGCTCAATAATGGATGTTATAAAGGGGAGGAGGAGCATAAGGAGGTTTAAGAGGGGGGAGAAGGTTTCAGAGGAGGATTTGAGGAAAATACTCGAAGCAGCAACATATGCTCCATCAGCTGGAAATAGGCAACCATGGGAATTCATAATAGTTGAAAATGAAGATACGAAGAATAAGTTGGCGGAGGCTGCATATCATCAAACATGGATAACTGAAGCCCCCATAATAATAGTTGTATGTGCAAATGAGGAGAGGAGTGCATCGAGATATGGTGAGAGGGGGAGAACGCTATACTGCATACAAGACACAGCTGCAGCAATACAGAATATGCTACTAATGGCCCACTCATTGGGATATGGAACATGCTGGGTTGGAGCATTCAATGAAAATGAAGTTAGGAGGATTCTAAACATACCAATTGGTGTGAGGCCGGTGGCAATTATACCCATAGGTAAACCAGATGAAAAGCCAACAATGCCACCAAGAATACCCATACAAAAACTAATACATTACGAGAAGTACTGA
- a CDS encoding type II glyceraldehyde-3-phosphate dehydrogenase, whose product MPKRIVKVGVNGYGVIGKRVADAVKLQDDMELVGVADIAYDYRIKVASLKGYDVYASIPEKRKEMEAAGINVKGTLEDLLKEVDIIVDCTPKGVGAKNKALYEKYGKKAIFQGGEKHEVAGVSFVAQCNYEQAIGKNFVRVVSCNTTGLCRTLNTIKREFGIKRARAVLVRRGCDPWESSRQGPLNTVVPEVKIPSHQGPDAKTVIPDLNIITLACNVPVTLSHLHFVMVEPQRLPSRDEVIEAFNKAPRIRLFRASDGFDGLQAIIEYHRDILRPRADMWEVAIWEESITIDNGEICWIMQVHNEAIVIPENIDAIRAMTELELDGWKSIEKTDKSLGIAK is encoded by the coding sequence ATGCCAAAAAGGATAGTTAAAGTTGGAGTAAATGGTTATGGTGTTATAGGTAAGAGGGTTGCAGATGCAGTAAAACTCCAAGACGATATGGAGCTAGTTGGAGTAGCAGACATAGCCTACGATTATAGAATTAAAGTGGCTTCGTTAAAGGGGTATGATGTATACGCATCAATCCCTGAGAAGAGGAAGGAGATGGAAGCTGCAGGGATAAATGTTAAGGGGACGCTGGAAGACTTGTTGAAGGAGGTTGATATAATAGTTGATTGCACACCAAAGGGTGTGGGAGCCAAAAACAAGGCATTATATGAGAAGTATGGGAAGAAAGCCATATTCCAAGGTGGAGAGAAGCATGAAGTGGCTGGGGTAAGCTTCGTAGCACAATGCAACTATGAACAAGCAATAGGGAAGAATTTTGTAAGGGTAGTTTCATGCAATACCACAGGCCTATGTAGGACTCTGAACACCATTAAGAGGGAGTTTGGAATTAAGAGGGCGAGGGCTGTGCTTGTGAGGAGGGGGTGCGACCCATGGGAGAGTTCAAGGCAAGGACCACTGAACACAGTAGTTCCAGAGGTTAAAATACCATCACATCAAGGTCCAGACGCCAAGACTGTAATCCCAGACCTAAACATAATAACATTGGCATGTAATGTGCCAGTAACATTATCACACCTACACTTCGTAATGGTTGAACCTCAAAGACTTCCAAGTAGGGATGAAGTGATAGAAGCATTTAATAAAGCTCCCAGAATAAGATTGTTCAGGGCAAGTGATGGTTTTGATGGATTACAAGCCATAATAGAGTATCATAGGGATATACTTAGACCTAGAGCAGACATGTGGGAAGTGGCAATATGGGAGGAGAGCATAACAATAGATAATGGTGAAATATGCTGGATAATGCAAGTACACAATGAAGCAATAGTGATACCTGAAAACATAGATGCCATAAGAGCCATGACCGAACTGGAACTGGATGGATGGAAGAGTATTGAGAAAACCGATAAATCCCTTGGAATAGCAAAGTAG
- a CDS encoding TIGR00296 family protein gives MSLSEFTVEDGAFLVRLARKSVEEYLTRGIEISPPEDLPEKFRVKRGVFVTINKLRFEGGFRHKVLRGCIGYPYPTHPLVEALIDAAISAATSDPRFRPLKPEELREVVFEVSILTEPELIRVPSPSMYPQMIRIGLDGLIVKKGWFTGLLLPQVAVEWNWDAEEFLSNCCIKAGLPPDAWLDRDIQIYRFQAEIFEELEPQGEVIKKELHWG, from the coding sequence ATGAGCCTCTCTGAATTCACAGTTGAAGATGGAGCTTTCCTCGTTAGATTGGCTAGGAAGTCTGTTGAGGAATATTTGACTAGGGGTATAGAAATATCCCCACCAGAAGATCTTCCTGAGAAGTTTAGGGTTAAGAGGGGGGTTTTTGTCACAATCAATAAATTGAGGTTTGAAGGTGGATTTAGACATAAAGTTTTGAGGGGATGTATAGGGTACCCTTACCCCACACATCCATTGGTGGAGGCCCTTATAGATGCAGCAATTAGTGCTGCAACATCTGATCCTAGGTTTAGACCATTAAAGCCTGAGGAGTTGCGTGAAGTGGTTTTTGAAGTTAGCATTTTAACTGAACCTGAACTCATAAGGGTTCCATCACCATCAATGTATCCGCAGATGATCAGAATTGGGCTTGATGGTCTAATAGTTAAGAAGGGGTGGTTTACTGGTTTACTCCTACCACAAGTGGCTGTGGAGTGGAATTGGGATGCTGAAGAATTTCTAAGCAATTGCTGTATTAAGGCTGGATTACCCCCAGATGCTTGGCTTGACAGGGACATACAGATATATAGATTTCAAGCTGAAATATTTGAAGAGCTTGAGCCTCAGGGGGAGGTTATTAAGAAGGAGCTTCATTGGGGTTGA